The Salmo trutta unplaced genomic scaffold, fSalTru1.1, whole genome shotgun sequence sequence gacagccATTATTCATCCCTGCTAGTCAGAATTTGTGCTGGCATGGGATTTAATTCACCAACAGCAACACACATAAAATAGTGCTGAATTATTTGTGGAGACAAACCTGGTAAATAATGACCTTGATGCCTAACACTTGGGAGCAAAATCCTTACATTTCCCTAAAAGTCAGTCGCTTCCATAACCTCTGTATGAAAGTAGAatttgaacaaaaaaacacaaacttCAGAATATgcagagggggaagaggtgtcAGTGAGGTTGGCTGCTGGTCGGTAGACTACAACCTacagagggggaagaggtgtcAGTGAGGTTGGCTGCTGGTCGGTAGACTACAACCTACAGAGGCGGAAGAGGTGTCAGTGAGGTTGGCTGCTGGTCGGTAGACTACAACCTACAGAGGCGGAAGAGGTGTCAGTGAGGTTGGCTGCTGGTCGGTAGACTACAACCTACAGAGGCGGAAGAGGTGTCAGTGAGGTTGGCTGCTGGTCGGTAGACTACAACCTACAGAGGTGGAAGAGGTGTCAGTGAGGTTGGCTGCTGGTCGGTAGACTACAACCTACAGAGGTGGAAGAGGTGTCAGTGAGGTTGGCTGCTGGTCGGTAGACTACAACCTACAGAGGCGGAAGAGGTGTCAGTGAGGTTGGCTGCTGGTCGGTAGACTACAACCTACAGAGGTGGAAGAGGTGTCAGTGAGGTTGGCTGCTGGTCGGTAGACTACAACCTacagagggggaagaggtgtcAGTGAGGTTGGCTGCTGGTCGGTAGACTACAACCTACAGAGGCGGAAGAGGTGTCAGTGAGGTTGGCTGCTGGTCGGTAGACTACAACCTACAGAGGCGGAAGAGGTGTCAGTGAGGTTGGCTGCTGGTCGGTAGACTACAACCTACAGAGGCGGAAGAGGTGTCAGTGAGGTTGGCTGCTGGTCGGTAGACTACAACCTACAGAGGTGGAAGAGGTGTCAGTGAGGTTGGCTGCTGGTCGGTAGACTACAACCTACAGAGGTGGAAGAGGTGTCAGTGAGGTTGGCTGCTGGTCGGTAGACTACAACCTACAGAGGCGGAAGAGGTGTCAGTGAGGTTGGCTGCTGGTCGGTAGACTACAACCTACAGAGGTGGAAGAGGTGTCAGTGAGGTTGGCTGCTGGTCGGTAGACTACAACCTACAGAGGCGGAAGAGGTGTCAGTGAGGTTGGCTGCTGGTCGGTAGACTACAACCTACAGAGGCGGAAGAGGTGTCAGTGAGGTTGGCTGCTGGTCGGTAGACTACAACCTACAGAGGCGGAAGAGGTGTCAGTGAGGTTGGCTGCTGGTCGGTAGACTACAACCTacagagggggaagaggtgtcAGTGAGGTTGGCTGCTGGTCGGTAGACTACAACCTACAGAGGCGGAAGAGGTGTCAGTGAGGTTGGCTGCTGGTCGGTAGACTACAACCTACAGAGGTGGAAGAGGACACACTCCTATTCAAGATCACACCATTTCAATTCCCTTTTCTCTAACTGCACTGCATTTGTAGTCACAGTAGATTGAATGCACATCTaccaatattttttaaataagagTAAAGTCCACGACACGTACCAGTGACCCCCGAAGATAAACAAGCAGTAGGTCTATGGGGTGAGGGTGCAACCAGCAACATCCAATTTGCTCTGCCTCTTCCTGAGACAGTGGTTTCATCTCAGATTGGACCCTATTCCTATTACCtgtgaccagggccaatagggctctggggaatatggtgccatctgGGACAGACACACTCTGTAGAACTCCCAGGCTCTGTAGCTAACCCAGAAACACCCAGAAGGACCTTTCACTTTGGCCTGTCTGGCCTGGTTGCTCTGCTCTATAGGATCTAGGACCAAAGTGGTGCTCTGTTTGTAATAGCTGCCAAGCAGATAACACAGCACTTAGTCTCCAGTGCTTAATGGACTTTTTATGGGCTAGTCTTGTGATCGTGTGACCTATGGCATCCTGGCCTCTGTGTCTCTTGGTAAACTAGATCAGAAACATGCCGCTCTCTCCTTTTGTcttgggagagcgagagagagtgaaagagaatcCTACAGTTTTTCTATTTCCATCAGAAAGCAAGGACCTCCTTGTTGACCATTTCACCCCTTAACTGAAGAGCCACTTCAACCTACAGAGTTTTACTGTATCCTGGAAGCACTTCCATTCTTGCTTCTATAAGTTCTGTTTTTCTGACACGCTTTGGAAGGCCTCTCCTACCTCAGGGTTAACGCAGTGTTATATTGGCAAACTTTATAGGAAACAtctacattgagtgtacaaaacattatgaacacctgctctttccatgacacactgaccaggtgaaagctatgatcaatTATTGAttccacttgttaaatccacttcaaatcagtgtagatgaaggggaggcgaCAGGTTAAAGAATCATTTTTAAGCTATGAGACAActgacatgaattgtgtatgtatgagtgccattcagagggtgaatggtcaagactaaagatttaagtgcctttgaacagggtatggtagtacatgccaggtgcactggtttgtgtcaagaactgcaacactgctgggtttttccacacccaacagtttcccgtgtgtatcaagaacagtCAATCCAGCCAATCTGACAACTTCGTAAAGCATTGGAGTCAcgggccagaatccctgtggacCGCTGGGCACCTTGTAGTCCGTGcctcaacgaattgaggctgttctgagtatTAGGAAGCTGttcataatgtttggtatactcagtgtataagaaCCACTATTGAATTCTATAGGCTTACTACACAACCACCTTCAGCCAGTCACCTGCACTCTGGCTCACGCCTCGTCTGGTTGGCTGGTTGCATAAGGCAGCAATAGAGGAGCTCCACTTCTGGTCTTTGGCCATCTTCTCCTCTGTATGTACAGCACATTGCATGCTCATTTTGCTTGACCTATAGGAAGAAGCTATACTGTAACAGCCAGTCACAGTTCCTGTGCATGCAGAATTCACACGCGCTTATGTTAAATCAGGGCCAGGTGTATTATTTAGTTCACAATGTAGCAAAAACATTTAGcaacaaaaacaagcatttcttacTGGATAAATTCTGGTAATTTCCTCCCCATTTCAGCCATTTGTTTCGGTtcatagtgaatacaccccagtttACACTCTTATTTCCCCAAAAGAAAAGCAGTCACCTACAGACATGAATGAAAGTATGTGGGACAGCTTAATAAACACCTCAGACATCTTTGATATAATACATATTTGTACTGTAATGCAAAACTTTATAAAGTGCTTACCCTCTAACGAGGAGCTTAATAAAAATATAGAATGATGCAATTATCTAGATCAGGCACCTTGTCTTCCTCCTGCtaacagacagtacagacacccGTGCTAGGCTTTAGAGTAGTGGGTCAAAAAGCAATCCAATATCACTGGAAGGAAACATACCTATAATCTCTCACCTTTTATTAAACATTGAAACACATACAAATAACACCGGAACATTCTATCCCTCCCCATGTCAAGATTAAATAAACCCCACcacaggaagagaaaaacaaatCAATGATCAACACGTGACGTTGCAGTGAGGTGAGTGGCGACTAGAACTAAGAATCATCTGAAGTCTCAGTGGTCTATTGTTGACGAGTGAGTGTGGTCGTTAACAAGTATAACGCGGGTCATTTCCTTGACAACGCCTGGGTCTGCTTTCCATGACGACGTGTGCTAAGGTAGCACCGATATCGTCATGGTGATAGCTGTAGTGGTTAGTCAGCCTACTGAGTGACAGTGACTTTGGAGAGCCTCCCCACACCTCAAAACATCCACTGTCTTCTAGCCTAGCCATCTAAAACATTAAAAGAAAGCTACTTTAACAAAAGGCAGGATCACAGAGGCAACACGACTCCCATCTTACAGACACAGTGTAGTCTAGTACTGTGCTGAGATGATCTGTCACATCACGGCTGGCTGTGGTCTCTTGGCTTTGACCCAATACACACGTCTTGACAAGTCCTGGGGAGGGGGGGCAAACCGACACACCAACTACATGGTAGTAGTCTTGTATGGAATAGACCCTGGTGAAGCTATGGATGGGGGGGAGGTACTGTTCCCCCGCCCCTATTGGCCCTCCTTGTCCTCATCCTCCCGCAGGAACTGGAAGACAGAGGAGAAGTCTTTGCCGGCGTAGCCCCGAGCACACATCATGCGGTATATCTGGTGGGCCAGGGAGCCCAGAGGGACAGGGGTCTTGGTGTTGGTGGCTGTAGTCTGGGCTAGTCCCAGGTCCTGAAGAGGAGAAACACTCATTAGCTCTCTGTCATCACCGCTTGTTGTACACAGCACAGTTAAAACATGTCAATCTCTTTCAAGTTACATGAAAGTTAATGTCTGTCAATAGTATTAAGTAAAATAAAGTCACAGGAAATTAAAGAGCCCCTGAAGAATCAGCTTCTGTGACACTCAAACATTTGTGTACTAaacgtcgagagagagagagagagggagatggagtaaACGAGAGACCCACCTTGGCCATGAGTTGGGTCCCGAAGCCTCCCTGGTAGTTGTTTCCAGAGGGGACTCCCTCCATGACACCAGGTACAGGGTTGTAGGTGTCACTGGACCAGCAGCGGCCTGAACTCATGTTCAGGATCTTAGCCAGTAGCTTAGGGTCCAGACCTAGTCTGCCAGGGGCCAAATCACAAGcattaaaacaaacaaaacatttgacAAGTTTAAGGTGGGTTACTGTTTACCGTGTGGCATTTCTCTGATTGCTGGTTAGTCATAACTACAAGTAAAGGACGAGTCAGAGACAACATGTAGACAGTTGAAAGAGTAGCAGCTTTATAAAAAACAAAAGGAGCTTTTCCATTGGATAGTTCCTTTGCGTGACTATAGTGGTAGTGTTACAGATCTGTACGATACTCATAGCATGGTTCTGTTCAACAAGCGTTAAGTGCAACAAGACATTTTGTTGGAGATGCGTTCTCTGCTGTGAATGTATTAGGAATACTCAACCGGATGCCAAGGTTCATGGTCTCAGAGGTCCCGATCATGCCAATCGCCAGCAGCATATTGTTGCAGATTTTGGCTGCCTGTAACAAACAGTCTCCTGGTTACATCCCATGTCGTTTTGGAATAATCCTCCCATAATGCTGCTAGTAGGAATGTAATGTGTgtatccccaatggcaccctattccctaaagtgTTTTACCTTTGACCAAGGCCTCggggacaggtagcctagcggttaagagcattgggtcagtaacaaaaaggtcgctggtttgaatccctgcaCCGACTTGGTGAAAAGGCACTTAACACTAATTTCTCCTGTAGATtgctctggagaagagcgtctgctaaatgacccccccccccccaaaaaaaacaatataaataaataaaagagacACAGGTCATGTAAATGTGTATGACTACCTGTCCAGTGCCGACGGCCCCACAGTACACCACGTTGGCTCCCATACAGGTGAGCAGCTCCTGGGCCGCAGTAaactcctcctctactccccccACCATGAAGGTCAGCTTCCCTGAGCTGGCAGCCCCCACACCTGGAGAAAAGGAGGGTGAGATGCACATCCTAAACTTGAGAATATCTGATGAAGTGGAAACGTTGTACATTTGGGTACATAGCACGCGCCAGACAAGCACACTTCTAAAACATGGTGGTTTCATTACAATAGTATGTCAGTCACTGCTGTTGCTTCTCAAAACTGTTATGAGGTAATCACAGAAAGATTGATGCAAATCTACAGAGCACTTTACTAAACAACAGCTTGTTCCCTTGTCAAACACCCACCCTTCTCTCACCAAGTTTGGCTGAGAAAGTAATTCCACATAAAATCAAGTGAAATGAAAAATGAGGCAAGCCCTAGGCTTGTGGATGATTTCCATAGCAATAGTTTCATACTCAGTCAAACAGAAGGTTGTGGGGAAAGTAAAGGGACCTAAACATATTTAGACAAAATGAAGTGGCAGCAAAAAGCTggctgagagaaagagatgtcTCAAATCCCATGACAAATGTGGGGTAAccagttaaaaaaaattattaaaaaagaAAGTGGGGAGATTTTCTTAAAAGCATTAAAAACTCAAGCTACACAGCCCCAAAATGCGTAGATAAAAATGCAACCCTTTCATTTCTGTTGCCAAAGTTACAGGCCCTCGGTCTCTCTGCCATAATaatgagcagtgtgtgtgtgtgtgtgtgtgacaactgCATCTCTGCCATCTCCCACAGCCtgggaaccaatacacacactcaccaatTAGGAGTCTCTAAGGACATGCATTACAGTGAAAGTGAATGTGTTTGTTGGTGGCTACATAGCTCGAGTTCTGTGGTCAAACGTTTTCATTCCAGTCAGCACAGTAGTCTTTCATGATAAACATTTCCCAAGGCTTTACATACAAGTCTAATTGATTTCAATGAAAATGTATAAGAAAACAATAGTATTTTTCTGTGTCGTAATGACTGGTTTGGGACTAGGTTATTGTATGATGACTACGCTGACAGCAGGGGAGCGTTccaaaatatcaaatcaaatcaaatttatttatatagcccttcgtacatcagctgaaatctcaaagtgctgtacagaaacccagcctaaaaccccaaacagcaagcaatgcatgtgaaagaagcacggtggctgggaaaaactccctaggaaaaactcctgagaaaggccaaaaacctaggaagaaacctagagaggaaccaggctatgaggggtggccagtcctcttctggctgtgccgggtggatattataacagaacatagtcaagatgttaaaatgttcgtaaatgaccagcatggtcaaataataataatcatagtaattgtcgagggtgcaacaagcacgtccggtgaacaggtcagggttccgtagccgcaggcagaacagttgaaactggagcagcagcatggccaggtggactggggacagcaaggagtcatcatgccaggtagtcctagggctcaggtcctccgagagaaagaaagaaagaaagaaagagagaattagagagagcatatttacattcacacaggacaccggataagacaagagaatactccagatgtaacagactgaccctagccccccgacacataaactactgcagcataaatactggaggctgagacaggagggatcagaagacactgtggccccatccgatgatacccccggacagggccaaacaggcaggatataaccccacccactttgccaaagcacagccccccacaccactagagggatatctacaaccaccaacttaccgtccgaagacaaggccgagtatagcccacaaagatgtccgccacggcacaacccaagggggggcgccaacccagacaggaagaccacgtcagtggctcaacctactcaagtgacgcacccctcccatggacggcatggaagaacaccagtaagtcagtgactcagcccctgtaaaagggttagaggcagagaatcccagtgggaagaggggaaccgacaaggcagagacagcaagggcggttcgttgctccagcctttccgttcaccttcacactcctgggccagactacacttaatcataggacctactgaagagataagtcttcagtaaagacttaaaggttgagactgagtctgcgtctctcacatgggtaggcagaccattccataaaaatggagctctataggagaaagccctacctccagccgtttgcttagaaattctagggacaattaggaggcctgcgtcttgtgaccgtagcgtacgtgtaggtatgtacggcaggaccaaatcggaaagataggtaggagcaagcccatgtaatgctttgtaggttagcagtaaaaccttgaaatcagcccttgccttaacaggaagccagtgtagggaagctagcactggagtaatatgatcaaatttttgggttctagtcaggattctagcagccgtatttagcactaactgaagtttgtttagtgctttatccgggtagccggaaagtagagcattgcagtagtcgagcctagaagtaacaaaagcatggattaatttttctgcgtcatttttggacagaaagtttctgatttttgcaatgttacgtagatggaaaaaagctgtccttgaagcagtcttgatatgttcttcaaaagagagatcagggtccagagtaacgccgaggtccttcacagttttatttgagacgactgtacaaccatccagattaattgtcagattcaacagaagatctctttgtttcttgggacctaggacaagcatctctgttttgtccgagtttaaaagtagaaaatttgcagccatccacttccttatgtctgaaacacaggcttctagcgagagcaattttggggcttcaccatgtttcattgaaatgtacagctgtgtgtcgtccgcatagcagtgaaatttaacattatgttttcgaatgacatccccaagaggtaaaatatatagtgaaaacaatagtggtcctagaacggaaccttgaggaacaccgaaatttacaattgatttgtcagaggacgaaccattcacagagacaaactgatatctttccgacagataagatctaaaccaggccagaacttgtccatgtagaccaatttgggtttccaatctctccaaaagaatgtggtgatcgatggtatcaaaagc is a genomic window containing:
- the hibadhb gene encoding 3-hydroxyisobutyrate dehydrogenase b; amino-acid sequence: MAAVLRGSRTLWGRSIKHVDFTLVSSRSMASKTQVGFIGLGNMGKPMAKNLLKHGYPVVATDVFPESCKELQELGAQIVDNPAEVADQTDRIVTMLPSSPNVIEVYTGPNGILKKVKKGSLLIDSSTIDPAVSKEMAVAAEKMGAVFMDAPVSGGVGAASSGKLTFMVGGVEEEFTAAQELLTCMGANVVYCGAVGTGQAAKICNNMLLAIGMIGTSETMNLGIRLGLDPKLLAKILNMSSGRCWSSDTYNPVPGVMEGVPSGNNYQGGFGTQLMAKDLGLAQTTATNTKTPVPLGSLAHQIYRMMCARGYAGKDFSSVFQFLREDEDKEGQ